The genomic interval ACTGCCGTGGGCGGGCGATTGTCCACGGTGACAATCTCGCTCGAAAACTCCGATGTGTTGCCCGAGGGGTCAGTGGCGGTGGCGGTGACGAAATGGCCAATAGGAACCACCGTTGAAAAAATCACTGAAAAACTCCCGTCTCCACCAGCGTCTGTGGTAATGATGGTGGCCCCAAGGAATGTCGCGCCCTCACCAAAACCGGAGGGATCGGCGGTTGCGTTGGAAAACAGTTCGATGGTGAAAGTCGTGCTGGGAGTGCTATTGATTGACCCCTCAATCAGAGTGGAGTTGCTCACGAAGGCCAGATCCAGCATGGGAAAGTTCAGCAAGAAGTTGGGCCCCGTGTCTCCGTCACCAGGATCATTCGACGTCACGCCAAACGCATCCTCCGCGCCACCGGTCAGATCAATGCCTAGCCCACCATTGGAATAGATGGCATTGTGACGAATGTCGTTGCCGGTGGTGTCCAAATCAGAAACTGCCACGCCGGCACCAGCATTAAAGGCAATCCGGTTTGTCTCCACGTCGTCCGACACACCGTCAGCGTTCGTGCCGATACGGTTCGACTGAGCACCAGCGACAATGAACACGCCGTTATCGCCGTTGCCCAACGGATTCATGCCAGCGGTGCCGACACCAATGAAGTTGCCGGCCACAACATTGCCAGTGGTACCCGAGTTGGCCAGCAAGATTCCCTGTGACGCATTGCCCGAGATGACATTCCGCTCACCATCGTCACCCGCACCGTCGCCGTTCGTACCGACGATGTTGAAGCTGGCGCCGCTGATGATAGCGACTCCGTTGGCACCATTGGCAATGGCAGCTGAGCCTAACGCGTCGGTGCCGACGTCATTGCCGGCAACGATGTTTCCCTCAGTTCCGGCGTGTTGGATTTTGACGCCATAACCGACGTTGCCGGAAATCAGATTTCCTTCCGCTTCGTCAGCGATGCCGTCTCCGTTGGTTCCGATGCGGTTGGACTTCGCACCACCACCGATCGAAACGCCAGCATCGTACGTGTAGGTCCCATTGCCTAATGCAATGGTGCCGGTGACGTCTGTGCCAATGTAATTGCCGGCGACCGTGTTAAACGAGGCACCGCCAAGAAGGACTCCATAGTCGCCATTACCAGAGATGAGGTTTCGTTCTGATCGGTCGGCAATATCGTCGCCATTGGAACCGATCACGTTGAATTGTGCGCCAAAGCCGAGATAGACCCCGCGAAAGCTGTTGCCGAGGCTGGCAGTGCCGGAAACGTCAGTGCCAACGTAGTTACCGGCTACGGTGTTCTGTTCTGTGCCCGGATCAGCAATGTATAATCCGAAGCGATTTCCCGAGATGACGTTTCGCTCCAATGCATCCGAGAATCCATCACCGTTGGTGCCAATGAAGTTTGACATTGCCCCTTGGTCGATGCGGACACCATCACCCAAATTGCCAAGGGCGGTCTTACCCGTGTGATCAGTGCCAATCAAATTGCCGGCGACCACATTTCCGTCGGTGCCGGTGCCTCGGATCAGCACGCCCTGAAGTGTGTTGGCGGAAATCACATTCCCTTCCGTGGCATCTCCAATTCCATCACCATCAGTGCCGATAACATTGCCTGTGGCTCCATCGAGAATGGAGACCCCGCTTCCGGCATCGCCCAGACCGCTGACGCCGTCAGCCGCGAGTCCAATAAAGTTTCCCTGCACGCGATTTCCGGTCGTTGGCAGCTGGCTCGTGGAAAACACTTTTCCGCTGATAGAGACGCCGCCCTGAGAGTGGCTGTTGATCACATTGCGTGCAGCCGGGTTGGATCCGCCAACAAGATTGTTTTGAGAGCCGCCTCCGATCCGGACGCCCGTCACGGAAGGTCCGTCAAGAATCGCTGCGCCCGACTTGTCCGTTCCAATCATGTTCCCAGCAATGGTGTTGTAATCGCCGCCGCCAATATTGATATCGGCTGCCCAATTGCCGGCAACGACGTTGCCTTCACTCGCATCGCCGACGCCATCGACGTTGGTTCCGATGATGTTGAATTTCGCCCCACTGGTTACGGCGATCCCATTCCTGCTGTTACCAAGTGCGTTTATGCCCCCGGGATCCGTGCCAACAAAATTGCCTGCCACAATGTTGGCGTCGGTGCCCATTCCGTCGATGAGTATCCCATAACCAGTGTTTCCGGAGATTACATTTCGTTCTGCTTCGTCAGCCGAACCGTCCCCATCCGTACCAACAAGGTTCGATTTTGCGCCAGAAGTAAATGTGATTCCGGAATGGTATGACTGGGTACCATTGCCAAGGTCGAGAGAGCCCGTAACATCGGTGCCGATGTAGTTGCCCGCGAAGGTGTTATGGTCCGTACCAGTTCCCGTCACCCAGATGCCGCGGTCAGTGTTCGCGGAGATGATATTTCGCTCATCTGCGTCAGCAATTCCGTCCCCGTTGGTCCCAATCAGATTGAATTGAGCACCACCGCTGATTTGGACGCCTCGGAGTCGGTTGCCCAAGGCTATCGTGCCGGAGCCGTCGGTGCCGAGATAATTGCCAGCAACAACGTTGTGTGCTGTGCCAGGGTCGGCAAAAGCGATTCCGGATCCAGTATTGCCGGAAATCAGATTCCGCTCTTCGGCGTCGGCGATTCCGTCTCCATTCGTGCCAATCCGATTTGAGTTGGCGCCGTTGGAAACTAGCACACCGTGATCAAAAGTCTGGGTGCCATTTGCCAGTCCGGAGGTGCCAGTCACATTTGTGCCAATATAGTTGCCGGCGATTGTGTTGTAATCACTTCCTATGTCAAGTACGAACACTCCATGGCGATTGTTGCCGGAGATCAGGTTTCGTTCGGCGGAATTAAAGTCATCATTGCTTCCATCGGTTCCGACGCGATTATACCTCGCTCCCTGCCAGATCGCGACTCCATCATAAACATTGCCCAGATCGATCTGCCCGGTTGCATCTGTGCCAAGGAAGTTGCCGGCCACAACATTGAAATCGGTGCCATTATTCACAATTTCAACACCAAGGAAGCCGTTGGCGGAGATTACATTTCGCTCGGCTTCATCGCGGTTGCCGTCACCATCGGTGCCGACACGGTTTGATTTTGCACCGTTCAGGAGTGACACACCGCTGCGCAGATTACCAAGCGGGTGGATGCCCGTCGCATCAGTACCGATGTAGTTTCCAGCGATCCAATTATTACTACCTCCCGGGATGCTGATTCCGTTCCCACTAAATCGCTGAATGTTTAAAGCGAACACATTGTTTTTGTTGGACGACAACTCAAGACCATGGCCACCGGCATAAATTCCATCCAGAAGAATCTCCGGACCAAACGGATTGGTGTCGCCCCCAAAAGCTGTTTGTGTCCGACCGTCGATCGTTGTGCCGCCTGTGGTGTCGGTCAGACCTGGCAGGGCGGACAGTGGCCGGATGACAAAGGCATCGCTAATCGAGTCTCCGCCAGACAGGCCTGAGTCCACATCGATAAAGCCCAGATCGGACGTTGGAATGTTGAAGAGGATCGTGTCAGGTCCCGGATGGCTGTTGGCAAATTCGATCGCTCCACGCAACGACCCTGGACCGTTGTCGTTCGTATTTGTGACTATCAAGCGGGGCAGCACAGTCAGCTCAAAATCAACAGTCGTCGCGGCATTGTCAGCATCCGTGGCTGTGATGGTGACCGTTTGAGACTCCGCCGTCCCGACGCTGGTGTCCCATGACCAGCTCCACGTGCCGTCGCCATTGTCGACGACGATTCCGATCGAAGCGGTCAACACAACCGCATCAACACCGGGATCAGAAAACGTTCCGCTATTGCCGGCTGTGGCTCCTTCATTAACTATCACCGTCGCATCAATCGCCGCCATGCTCGGTGGCAGGTTTCCGACGTCGATCAACTGGCTAATCGATCTCGCCACACCAGATTGTGTGGTGACGGTCAGATTAATTTCGTACTGGCCGTTGTCATCCGGTGTAAAGCTCCACGCCGATTCCTGGCCCGTGGCGAAATCGGGATTTGCGGATCCGTTTGCGTAGTACTTGCCGACGCTCCAATCGTACTGCAACGATCCAGCAAGTACCACAGCGTTCTCCGTTGCTGCCGCGACCAGAATCTCGGCACCTTCGTTCAGAGGGCCACTGATACCCACAATCAGTGGGATCGGTGGTGTAACGGTGTTTGTCAATTGTATTGCGTACTTCGCTGAGAGCCCCCCCACACCGTCGGAAAGTTGGACAACCAGGGTGTGGGCCAACTCGGACACCTCACTACCGCGTGTTACGTACATATGCCGGAGCAAACGTGTAACACTTTCGGATGCGCAATTCGAACGGAAATTGATGCGCAATTCTGAACTGGAATTCGCGTGGAGGGTACCAATCACCTGTCCGTCGAAAAGAATCTCGTTGTCAGCCGTAAGCTGCACACTGTCATCGTTGGTTAAGCTGATTGAATCCGCAGTACTTTGACCAACAAGTTCAACTGTCAGCCAGCCGCCAGCCAGATTGCCAGTCGCCGTATCGAGGGCTGTCGCGGCAGAGGTTAAAAATAGTGACTCCCCTGCGTCAGCAGTGATTTGTTGCGGCAGGTCGATAATTAGCGGCGCCTGGGGCGATACGCTTTGGTTTAGCAACTCGCGCAAGTAACCAAGATACGAGGTGAGTTGACTCAAGGAAGATTCCGATATCGCGCCACTCGGCAAGGCAACGATACTCTCTGCCAACTGATCTATGGCAGGATTCAACTCTGTCCAGGCTTCGGAAGCGATCAACGCTTCGATTTCGCTGGCACTTGTAAGGATCGTCTGTGCCGCACTACTGCTTATCAATCCTTCGGTCGCTCTGGCTTCGAGCAACTGTTTAAACCCCTCAAAGTCTGCAAAGCGTACTGGTTCATTCACCGGCACTAGGTATGCGAAGTTGAGATGGTCGGACACTGCATTCCAATTGTTCGTTGACAGCGCCAAACGGCGGGAGGTCGCCAGATACTCATCTACATTAGCTAACAAACCGCTCCGGGGCACACCACTGGCAAGCATCTCATCCATTTGCTGCCTATATCCCAACAGCAACGATTGTTCCTCCGGTGTCAGCTCCCTCACGGGGTAGTCGAGTTTATCGACACGAACTCGAATTGCTTCGGATAGCAGTGAAAACGACTCTGCGACACCACTCAAATAATTCGAATAGCCGATTCCGACCGCGCTACTGCTGTCGTAGCCCTCCAGGTCCTGCTCGGTAACGCTTCTTAGAGTGGCATCGATAGTCTCCAGTAATTGCGTTGACCAACCCTGTTGCAGAAGTTCATCACGGACGATGTCCAAAAGCCCATTTTGCTGTAAGCGTGTTGCCGCCACGGCTGGTGTCGCTAACAACGTATCATAGAAGGGCGAAATGGCTGACTCCTTCGCTATGGCACGCATGCGAAGTGATGCCAGACGATGTGAAAGATTTGAGGAGGCGACCAATTGTTCCGCCTCCCATATTTCTTCACTTGCCAGTTTTGCACCGTCTTTCTTGTCGATGCTGGCAAACATTGCCCGTTGTATGGTGTTTGCGTCGTTCTCAAGTTCAAGCTGCTCTCTGTACGGTCCGGCGGGCAACGACTCGATGAAAGCCAAGGGAGCAAAACCAGGCGAAACATACTGAGTAAATTCCGGATCCGGGGGGTCGACTGCTTTAGCCCACAGCTTGTCAAGATCCGCAACCTCAATCATCTCTTTCTTTATCCAGGCGCCCACTGTATTGAGAGACAAAACTGGATTGTCGAGCTGTGCCAAGTTGAACAAGAACGCATCGAACTTATTTAATAGTGCCACAAACTCGTTAAATGCGTCCAACTTGTCTTTTGGAACTGTAGCGGTTACGAAGATGCCATCCGGCGTATCAAATGTCGGAGCACCCTTTACCAGTGGTGTTGCTTCGGCATCGAACGCAATTCTGACTGACGGGTCTTGCAGATTGAAAAGGCGAAGATTCTTTTCGAGCGAGCTGAGAAAACTGGTTATCGAATAAACCTCACTGATTGCTTTCACATAGCTGCTCTTGCTAAATGAGGCAAAATCAAAAATGAGACCGGTATAGAAATCCCAACTGTCAGGATTCTGCGATTTGATGGGGTTCTCTTTGGGAATCCAGGGCCAATTCAGCGGCAGATCGCTGTTGACCACTAATGGAGTTCCGGGAATGACCAGCGTACCTGTGTCTTCAATCGGCGTGGGCCATGCCCAGTCAGGTGTGTCGGGGACAAGTTGCTGATAATAACTAACGTTAACCGGGAAAGGACTGCGATTCGAAATCACGGTACGGGCTTTCAGTGTATCCTTCAGTTCAAGCGATGTCTGATCGACTTGAAAATCTACATTGACATTCAATGCATCCAGAATGACTAGCGTCATCGCGTCGTTGTTGTTTTCGAGCGATCCCTCATCAACGGCGTTATTAACGTCGATGACTGCGATCAGGTATTCGTCATCCGGCCGCGGCGCATTCCACGAAGCGCCACCTGAAAAGTTGAATGGGTACGTTCCAGGCTCAAGCTCAGTTTGAATCCGATTTGTACCAATCGCAGGTAAATCTGATCCGTCAAAAGATGTGTCAACGCTCCAATAGAAACCAATCAAAGATGGCACATCAAGCGATCTGCCATCGATCGTATAGGTCCCCTTAACACCAGCTTGCGGATCCCAATCGAAAGATGCAATTCGCAGATCTAGTTCCGGCACTGCGGGCGTGACCGACAACGCATATTCGCTTGTCGATCTCCTACGCATATCAATGTTGCCGTCAAAATTGAAATCTGTGGCGCTGGCGATTCCGACGTAGTAGTCGCCTGTCTCCGGAAAAATGTATGAACCTCCTGTAGACAATATTTGTCCAACGCTATCGAATACCCCGACCCGAATTCCGTTTTGGATAATATTCCAAGTTAAGCGGCTGGACGCAGTCTGCTCCTCTGTGCCAGATGCAACCTGCAAAACCTGTTGCAACCTGGCGGAGGAGCCCGGCTTATAGAGTATTGTTCCGCTTTCGGTCGTAATTCCGTTTCTCGCACCAGCCACGCTTACGATGACTGTCCCACTGAAGTTCAGATCCACTTCATAAGAACTTGTCGCTTCAGCATATGCCGACGACTCTGATTCCGGATAATTTTCAACTTTACACGTTTCTGTATTCGCACCCGCATTGAGGTTCGAGGTGAGGGTGAGGTGTCCGCCTGATGGGTCAGACAGTGCTATATCGACATTCAATAATGCCTGAGACCCCGCGAAGCCAATGTCGGTATCCGTTGCCATTGCTGTATATTGTTGGTTCAGCCCATCGTAGAGCGGAATTACCTGTCTGTCTATATCTCCGACAGTATCTCCACAATACGAAGCTGAAACCAAGGCACGCGCGTCTACGACCGCATTGGAAGAGACAATGGAAACCGGAGAACCCGCTGGCTCAGTTTCCTGCGCAGACAGCTGATCCCCTTTGTTGACGCTTACCTTATAGAAATCGACGTCTGCTCGGTCATGATCTGGAGACATGCTTCCAGAGATCTGCACCAGGGCGGATTCAGGTAGAATGACTTGCGCACTACCGATGCTGTCGTTTAACTCGACTTCTTGGATGCTAGCCGCCAGCAGCAAGCGAGTTTCAAGCTGTTCAAACACACGTGCGGATTTTCGTCGTGCACGATGACGCTTCGTCGAATGTTTCGGGAGCCCAATGCGTTCGAGTAGTCTTTCAATTTGCATCTGCAAAAATCACGTGTGAGAAGGTCGTGGGATGAATCTGAGAGGTGTCCCTAGCCAAGCGTCGCCTGGTTGGTGGCTTATTCGTGAAACCGATAGTTCTGATGTCCTTTAAGACAACTCGAAATCGCGCGGACAACAGCGATGCGCAGAACTGAACTGCAGTCGACTGCGAGCTTTTCGAAAACGCGACATGATGGACTCCGTCGTGTAAATTGGTTGGGGCGGACCGTGCTTGTTGCACCCGCATGGCGTCTGAACCGAACTTGTTTGCGTTCTGCCAAACTTGGTCACGTCTTGCTGGCATACAGGACCCCGCAATCGAGTTTTGCTTTCGACTCAATATCTCCGAAAAACTTTTTCCATTTACCGCACTGGTGGCACAAAGCGTTTCCACTACACGACTTAGCGACGCTTGCCCGCCTTGGGATTGCCCCTGAGTTGTCTGCCGCCGCGTCGACAGCAACGCGATACTGCGGGGTCTGGATTGACGACGACATGAATGGACGTGATTTAGATGAACTCGACGAAAACCGACCAACTGCTCCACAGCATTGCTGGGGGCGACAAGCGGGCACTCGAAACGCTGCTGGCCGAGCATCGCGACTATTTGCGACGCTTGCTTGAAGCGCGCATGGAGCCTGGATTGCGTCAACGCATGGATCCTTCGGACATCATTCAGGAGACGTTACTGGTGGCTAGCCGCAGAATCGACGACTACATCGAACGTCGCCCAACGAGCTTCCGTCTTTGGCTACGCCGCAAGACATTGGAACGGCTAGTCGACGCAAGGCGAAAGCACTTGGCCGACAAACGAGCGATCAACCGAGAATCGCCGCTCAACGATGCCTCTTCGATGGCGATCGCAAAATACCTGCACTCGGAACGAGCGAGCGCGATTGCGATGCGGCGAGAGCTAGTCGACCAAGTCCGTGATGCGATGTTGAAGCTCTCGGAGTCGGATCGCGAAATCCTGATTTTGCGAAACGCCGAACACCTCAGTAACTCCGAGGTCGCCGAAATCTTAGAGATCGAACCAAAAACTGCCAGCAAACGTTATGGCCGAGCGATCTTGAAACTCGGCGAGCAGCTTTCCCAGATGGGAGTATCACGCGGATGAACGACAAGATCACTCGCAAGAACGTCTTGCCATCGGAGCGTTTGACCGACGACTCGCTTGATACGCTGTTGGGCGAAGTTGCTGGTGAATTCTTCGATCGGATGACCAACGGAGAGTGCCCGCAAGTCGAAGATTACGTGGCTCGCTATCCCGAAATCGCCGGACAAATTCTAGCTACATTTCCGGCGCTACAAATCGTCGGTGATTCGCGTGCCGAAAGCAACGGCAAGCGGACGGATACCGACGTCGCGGGACAGAAGAAGCTCGGCGACTTCCGGATTCTTGGCGAGCTAGGCCGTGGCGGAATGGGCGTCGTCTATGAAGCCGAGCAACTTTCCTTGGGTCGAAGAGTGGCGTTGAAGGTCTTGCCCTTTGCGGCCATGGCTCAAGACAAAGCTCTTGAGCGTTTTCGCAATGAAGTCCGAGCTGCTGCCGCGCTGGATCATCCGAATATCGTTTCCGTTTATTCGGTAGGCGAAGAACGCGGCGTCCACTACTACGCCATGCAGTTGATTCGCGGAAAGTCGCTGGCCGATGTGATCGCCGAACTCTCTAAACTAAGCCGCGGCAACGAAGCGATCACGGGCGAATCCATCAGCCGAATCGTCAGTTCTGTTACGTCCCAGCAACGATCCTTCGATGCGACGATCGCAAGCGGATCGCAGGAGGCGGTCGTGACCGTAACGTGTCGCGAGATCGACACGGTTAAGTCCGATCTCAACACCGGCACTCTATCACAGTCGACTGGCATGAACTTCTTTCGCTCGGCGGCCCTGCTTGGCATCCAAGCGGCTGAGGCGTTGCAACACGCGCACGACCAGGGAGTATTGCATCGCGATATCAAGCCGGGCAATTTGATGCTCGATTCCGAAGCACAGCTCTACATCACCGATTTCGGTTTGGCTCGTATCGAAGCGGACGTCGGTATGACGATGACCGGTGACATCTTGGGGACGCTACGTTATATGAGCCCAGAGCAAGCGCTCGCAAATCGCGTGGTCATCGATCATCGCACCGATCTTTACGCGTTGTCCGTCACACTTTACGAGCTGTTGTCGCTCCAGCCTGTTTTCTCTTCACCGGACCGACAGCAACTGCTGCAGCAAATTGCTTTCGAGGAACCGAAAAAGCTTCGTCAGATCGATCGCTCCATCCCTGGCGAGTTAGAGACCATTATTCATAAGGGTTTCGAAAAGAACCCCGATGATCGCTATGCGACGGCCCAGGACTTCGCGGACGACTTGCGTGCCTTCCTTAACGATCGCCCCATCAAAGCCAAACGCGCCACCATCACGCAGCGAACAGGCAAAT from Stieleria varia carries:
- a CDS encoding PKD domain-containing protein; this translates as MQIERLLERIGLPKHSTKRHRARRKSARVFEQLETRLLLAASIQEVELNDSIGSAQVILPESALVQISGSMSPDHDRADVDFYKVSVNKGDQLSAQETEPAGSPVSIVSSNAVVDARALVSASYCGDTVGDIDRQVIPLYDGLNQQYTAMATDTDIGFAGSQALLNVDIALSDPSGGHLTLTSNLNAGANTETCKVENYPESESSAYAEATSSYEVDLNFSGTVIVSVAGARNGITTESGTILYKPGSSARLQQVLQVASGTEEQTASSRLTWNIIQNGIRVGVFDSVGQILSTGGSYIFPETGDYYVGIASATDFNFDGNIDMRRRSTSEYALSVTPAVPELDLRIASFDWDPQAGVKGTYTIDGRSLDVPSLIGFYWSVDTSFDGSDLPAIGTNRIQTELEPGTYPFNFSGGASWNAPRPDDEYLIAVIDVNNAVDEGSLENNNDAMTLVILDALNVNVDFQVDQTSLELKDTLKARTVISNRSPFPVNVSYYQQLVPDTPDWAWPTPIEDTGTLVIPGTPLVVNSDLPLNWPWIPKENPIKSQNPDSWDFYTGLIFDFASFSKSSYVKAISEVYSITSFLSSLEKNLRLFNLQDPSVRIAFDAEATPLVKGAPTFDTPDGIFVTATVPKDKLDAFNEFVALLNKFDAFLFNLAQLDNPVLSLNTVGAWIKKEMIEVADLDKLWAKAVDPPDPEFTQYVSPGFAPLAFIESLPAGPYREQLELENDANTIQRAMFASIDKKDGAKLASEEIWEAEQLVASSNLSHRLASLRMRAIAKESAISPFYDTLLATPAVAATRLQQNGLLDIVRDELLQQGWSTQLLETIDATLRSVTEQDLEGYDSSSAVGIGYSNYLSGVAESFSLLSEAIRVRVDKLDYPVRELTPEEQSLLLGYRQQMDEMLASGVPRSGLLANVDEYLATSRRLALSTNNWNAVSDHLNFAYLVPVNEPVRFADFEGFKQLLEARATEGLISSSAAQTILTSASEIEALIASEAWTELNPAIDQLAESIVALPSGAISESSLSQLTSYLGYLRELLNQSVSPQAPLIIDLPQQITADAGESLFLTSAATALDTATGNLAGGWLTVELVGQSTADSISLTNDDSVQLTADNEILFDGQVIGTLHANSSSELRINFRSNCASESVTRLLRHMYVTRGSEVSELAHTLVVQLSDGVGGLSAKYAIQLTNTVTPPIPLIVGISGPLNEGAEILVAAATENAVVLAGSLQYDWSVGKYYANGSANPDFATGQESAWSFTPDDNGQYEINLTVTTQSGVARSISQLIDVGNLPPSMAAIDATVIVNEGATAGNSGTFSDPGVDAVVLTASIGIVVDNGDGTWSWSWDTSVGTAESQTVTITATDADNAATTVDFELTVLPRLIVTNTNDNGPGSLRGAIEFANSHPGPDTILFNIPTSDLGFIDVDSGLSGGDSISDAFVIRPLSALPGLTDTTGGTTIDGRTQTAFGGDTNPFGPEILLDGIYAGGHGLELSSNKNNVFALNIQRFSGNGISIPGGSNNWIAGNYIGTDATGIHPLGNLRSGVSLLNGAKSNRVGTDGDGNRDEAERNVISANGFLGVEIVNNGTDFNVVAGNFLGTDATGQIDLGNVYDGVAIWQGARYNRVGTDGSNDDFNSAERNLISGNNRHGVFVLDIGSDYNTIAGNYIGTNVTGTSGLANGTQTFDHGVLVSNGANSNRIGTNGDGIADAEERNLISGNTGSGIAFADPGTAHNVVAGNYLGTDGSGTIALGNRLRGVQISGGAQFNLIGTNGDGIADADERNIISANTDRGIWVTGTGTDHNTFAGNYIGTDVTGSLDLGNGTQSYHSGITFTSGAKSNLVGTDGDGSADEAERNVISGNTGYGILIDGMGTDANIVAGNFVGTDPGGINALGNSRNGIAVTSGAKFNIIGTNVDGVGDASEGNVVAGNWAADINIGGGDYNTIAGNMIGTDKSGAAILDGPSVTGVRIGGGSQNNLVGGSNPAARNVINSHSQGGVSISGKVFSTSQLPTTGNRVQGNFIGLAADGVSGLGDAGSGVSILDGATGNVIGTDGDGIGDATEGNVISANTLQGVLIRGTGTDGNVVAGNLIGTDHTGKTALGNLGDGVRIDQGAMSNFIGTNGDGFSDALERNVISGNRFGLYIADPGTEQNTVAGNYVGTDVSGTASLGNSFRGVYLGFGAQFNVIGSNGDDIADRSERNLISGNGDYGVLLGGASFNTVAGNYIGTDVTGTIALGNGTYTYDAGVSIGGGAKSNRIGTNGDGIADEAEGNLISGNVGYGVKIQHAGTEGNIVAGNDVGTDALGSAAIANGANGVAIISGASFNIVGTNGDGAGDDGERNVISGNASQGILLANSGTTGNVVAGNFIGVGTAGMNPLGNGDNGVFIVAGAQSNRIGTNADGVSDDVETNRIAFNAGAGVAVSDLDTTGNDIRHNAIYSNGGLGIDLTGGAEDAFGVTSNDPGDGDTGPNFLLNFPMLDLAFVSNSTLIEGSINSTPSTTFTIELFSNATADPSGFGEGATFLGATIITTDAGGDGSFSVIFSTVVPIGHFVTATATDPSGNTSEFSSEIVTVDNRPPTAVAGGMYAVDEGGSIQLDASSSTDPDQTSTTLSYEWDLDGDGAFGETGIAAIRGDEVGVSPYFSAAGLDGPTSAIVRLRVTDDAGLTSFDTAAIDVNNVSPTVHAGPDLIVDEGSMVSLFGSFTDPGTFDTHAFLWQVSSTNGQMIDASVSDDFHFTPTDNGVYTVEYTVTDDDGGSSTDQVIVKVSNVAPRITTTAATVEVYEAQTASNNGSFSDAGADVVKLTASVGTVVDNLDGTWSWSWNTTNGPDESQAVTITATDSDGDATSVDFALTVNNVAPTLTSVVSSADDVDEISTDGSVTVSGTFVDPGMDTHTVTVDWGDGTVESIFVDQPADTFIDSHDYEEGGIYQVTVTAADSDGAVSESLTTQSIVQGVGLVDGTLYIIGTDGRDDVKLKFNEKKDELKVDVKLNQGGSDGGKDKGKNKHKRDSDGGSDGGRDDNSDRVKQTFPLSSVDRIVTYLRSGDDHYGSGSDGGSDGGSDGDADAVIPQFVFGGAGNDHIRGGRGSDVLIGGSGKDDLQGGAGSDILIGGTGRDKIKGGRGDDLLVGGSVACEDDFALLDAALADWGTGSLAATLIDLGTLADDDEKDDLKGEWDDDHLIGNVGDKLKQ
- a CDS encoding sigma-70 family RNA polymerase sigma factor; this encodes MNSTKTDQLLHSIAGGDKRALETLLAEHRDYLRRLLEARMEPGLRQRMDPSDIIQETLLVASRRIDDYIERRPTSFRLWLRRKTLERLVDARRKHLADKRAINRESPLNDASSMAIAKYLHSERASAIAMRRELVDQVRDAMLKLSESDREILILRNAEHLSNSEVAEILEIEPKTASKRYGRAILKLGEQLSQMGVSRG